Proteins encoded together in one uncultured Desulfosarcina sp. window:
- a CDS encoding alpha/beta hydrolase: MIKYFSLALIGIVTVCLIHWRTVSVNVARYLIWRLTSTAITVKGQVRNANANIHYVSYGSGPAVLLLHGGLSNRLSWFSQVPELVDAGWRVILPDTRGHGDSDLGSNDLSYRLLAADVVKILDRLSIRRADVVGWSDGGNTALLLARYWPERVRRMVVISANFNPEGLKPEAQEENTGPSRGIERWWKRWWTGAGDRLHELEARVKRMWRTRPNLLPADLADIAAPTLVIVGDADVVATEHARLMAKWLTNGSLAVIAGGHFTPVTQARRVNEWIARFLGAGTPEGGS, from the coding sequence ATGATAAAATACTTTTCTTTGGCCCTGATCGGCATCGTCACTGTCTGCCTGATCCATTGGCGCACCGTTTCCGTCAATGTGGCACGCTACCTGATCTGGCGCCTGACTTCAACCGCCATAACCGTAAAAGGACAGGTACGAAACGCCAATGCCAATATCCATTATGTCAGCTACGGCAGCGGTCCGGCGGTATTGCTGCTGCATGGGGGCCTGAGCAACCGGCTCAGCTGGTTTTCCCAGGTTCCTGAACTCGTCGATGCCGGATGGCGGGTGATATTGCCCGACACGCGCGGCCACGGCGATTCGGATCTGGGCAGCAACGACCTGAGTTACCGGCTGTTGGCCGCCGATGTCGTCAAGATTCTCGACCGGCTGTCCATCCGGAGGGCGGACGTCGTCGGTTGGAGCGACGGCGGCAACACCGCCTTGCTGCTGGCACGCTACTGGCCGGAGCGGGTGCGGCGCATGGTGGTCATCAGCGCCAATTTCAATCCGGAAGGACTGAAGCCGGAGGCACAGGAAGAGAACACCGGACCGAGTCGCGGAATCGAGCGGTGGTGGAAGCGCTGGTGGACGGGGGCCGGCGACCGGCTCCACGAACTGGAAGCCCGGGTGAAGCGCATGTGGCGGACCCGCCCGAATCTGTTGCCAGCCGATCTGGCCGATATCGCCGCGCCGACCCTGGTAATCGTCGGCGACGCCGATGTCGTCGCCACCGAACATGCCCGCCTGATGGCAAAATGGCTCACCAACGGTTCGCTGGCGGTCATCGCCGGAGGGCATTTCACACCGGTGACGCAAGCCCGCCGGGTCAACGAATGGATTGCCCGATTTCTGGGCGCGGGGACGCCGGAAGGCGGCTCCTGA
- a CDS encoding MFS transporter, giving the protein MQYKWIALSVTTVGTLMAGIDTRIVIVGLPTVAKALGADVESIVWVSQAYLLASTVGLLLIGRVTDVVGRVKIYNLGFAVFTVGSALASISASAGFLIFSRIIQGIGASMLITNSAAILTDATPAKQLGTILSINQIAFRVGSVAGLTLSGIIIGLYGWRALFYLNIPIGIFGTLWAHFRLREVGTRDVQQEMDWIGFATFTSGLTLLLLAITLLSYGVTERLPGIVMAAAGVILIACFIGLEIRSRAPLMDLRLFRIREFAAGNIAQLLNALAWLGMMLLISFYMQIVLDFSPKQTGMGLLPLEFVFVIVGPLSGALSDKYGPRLFATAGLALSSAALFWLSGVTLSTAYMDMVVPLVLLGIGSGMFVSPNISSIMRSVPPNRRGVASAFRTTMFNVGGTASAGLAILLITTAIPYDTFSNLLRSPDPRAFGEMPEQAFVNGFRSAAFVLACINTLAIIPSLMRGAGANRNNA; this is encoded by the coding sequence ATGCAATACAAGTGGATTGCGTTGAGCGTGACCACAGTAGGCACGCTCATGGCGGGCATCGACACACGCATTGTCATTGTCGGCTTGCCGACGGTAGCCAAGGCCCTTGGCGCGGACGTGGAGTCAATTGTCTGGGTCAGCCAAGCCTATTTGCTGGCCAGCACGGTCGGACTGCTGCTGATCGGCCGGGTCACGGACGTGGTCGGCCGGGTCAAGATCTACAACCTGGGATTTGCCGTGTTCACCGTCGGTTCGGCCCTGGCGTCCATCTCCGCAAGCGCCGGTTTCCTCATTTTCTCCCGGATCATCCAGGGAATCGGCGCATCCATGCTCATCACCAATAGTGCCGCCATCCTGACCGACGCGACGCCGGCCAAGCAGCTCGGCACGATCCTGAGCATCAATCAAATCGCCTTCAGGGTCGGCTCCGTGGCGGGATTGACGCTGTCCGGCATCATCATCGGCCTTTACGGCTGGCGGGCGCTCTTTTACCTCAACATTCCCATCGGAATATTCGGAACGCTCTGGGCGCATTTCCGGCTGCGCGAAGTCGGAACCCGGGACGTACAGCAGGAAATGGACTGGATCGGCTTTGCCACCTTCACCAGCGGGTTGACGCTGCTGCTGCTGGCGATAACGCTGCTCAGCTACGGCGTCACCGAGCGGCTGCCCGGAATCGTGATGGCCGCGGCCGGCGTCATCCTGATCGCCTGTTTCATCGGGTTAGAAATACGCAGCCGCGCCCCGCTAATGGATCTTCGTCTTTTCAGGATCAGGGAATTTGCCGCCGGCAACATCGCGCAACTGCTCAATGCTCTGGCCTGGCTGGGCATGATGCTGCTCATATCCTTCTATATGCAGATCGTCTTGGACTTCTCGCCCAAACAGACCGGTATGGGACTATTACCCCTCGAGTTCGTTTTTGTCATCGTCGGCCCCCTGAGCGGCGCGCTGTCCGATAAATACGGACCCCGGCTGTTCGCGACGGCCGGTCTGGCCCTATCGAGCGCGGCCCTCTTCTGGCTGTCCGGCGTGACCCTGTCAACCGCCTACATGGATATGGTCGTTCCGCTGGTGCTCCTGGGCATCGGAAGCGGAATGTTCGTTTCGCCCAACATCAGTTCGATCATGCGTTCGGTCCCCCCCAACCGGCGCGGCGTGGCCTCGGCCTTCCGGACCACCATGTTCAATGTCGGCGGAACGGCAAGCGCCGGCCTGGCCATATTGTTGATCACCACCGCCATTCCCTATGATACGTTTTCCAACCTGCTAAGAAGTCCGGACCCCAGGGCTTTCGGTGAGATGCCGGAGCAGGCTTTCGTCAACGGTTTCAGGTCCGCGGCCTTTGTTCTGGCCTGC